CTTCAGTTTTCGTCTTTCCTTTTGGTTCTGTTTTCACTACATACAATTtatcgtttcatttatttacctttattttgtaactagttattcgactggttatGGTAGTAATAGGTGTATACAAAGTGCTGGAACATTTAATGTTAAagtgaaatgtaaattttcggCCCGGGGGATAGATCTGGTGGATCGGCGCGgatgaaatgtaaattttcgaTTCGATATAGATGAGAAATTTGATACCAAGGTCGTTCCTCGCCTTCTCATCAGCTGACACCGATCTCGGCCAACCTACCGCAAGACTGCGGTCGTTTTTCGTAACGCTTCGCCGGATATCGTCGCAATCTTTTCACTGGATTAATTTCTCCTGTCGCCGGGACAAAAATCGACGATCCTTTCCTGTTTTTCTGCATCAAATGAAACCGCACTTGGTACCGTAACGCCGAGGCGGGGTGAGCAGGAGGGAGATAGAGGCAAGTGACTTCTAACGCGAGACAAGTTGACGATGAACTATCAGCGTGGAAattctgattttaatgaaactccgAGACGTTGATCCGACTGGAACGTTTAGGGGATTGGAGTTAATCACGTGGCTTTCATCGgtagattaatttataattaatcccTTGTCGGGCAAGGAAAATCTTGAATGGAACTTGACGAAAATGAACGCCACTCGTTTCTTTTAGATTCggattaaatgttatttaaccctttgcgttcaacaatatttttcattagaaacgttcattattttctgacgaaatattaattgtatttcgAACTTGCGTAAAGacacatcttgcataaattaatggacaaaattgttttatttctgtttcatatgTTGGTACCTTATGCAATATTTGATTGCAATCgtatattaattcaataaaatgtttgattttataattttgctatattgaATCAAATACCGCGTGAGAATTGcctattcctaatttcttcttctacAATCATTCGGAAGATACATGCGTTTCTCGAAGAAATGACTAAATAATTTGGTTTAGTAATGTacgaactaaaatataaaccaatgagaatctaaataaatatacttttataatattcccaGAGGAATAAAGGAAAGTTAATTTGACTACTTGGTAATGTTCTAGTGATAGAATATCTTAAACTAACGTTTGCAAGGAGAACATGCAAATACGCAAACTTAAAATGATCGGTAAAGCAGAATGTGTTTGCGATTCGTGGGAGGGGAACCCGGCGCACTCGCAGACATCCCTGTCATAAATACTATTTCAGTCAACTTTCTGACCGAGACCGTAACCATAATTATTAAACGGTTTCCATTACCTACTAAGAAGGTAGATTCCTTGAGACAGGGCGGAGAACCAAAGATGATTGGAGAAATATTTCAGCTGCCGGGTGGCCGAACTCCTCCCTTTCAATGCAATTCTCGTTTCATATAAGAAACGTTTATATTTCTAGGTAAACCTGGTGAGTTAATTTGCTATGCACAGATTGCAGTGGTTCtggaaaattttgttaaccCAGTATTTGGTTTACAGAAAGAGAACAATATTCATAGTAGTTATTAATCAGGTTTATTTAATTACTGTGCATAGGGGTTGCAACCTTTCTagaatgaaacataaaaattttttacaaaGTTTATTATGAATCTGTATACATTGatttaaaatctattatatttcGTACGATACGTTGTGTAGgccaagaataataatatttaataagtataGGAGACATCCTTCTAGTTTCGGATACTTAAGGTTTTTTaacgatatttataattagttatctcattatattataatgagtTATCCCGTAtataatgcggttttttatacttctttcatttttaaaaatatcagataaacaaaactgtttttaatctaaaacatattcttctTCATTATCTAACTATCTATCTACACCTTATAGTTACTTTAAAAAGAgctttgtttatctttatttttaagaataaaagaaatataaaaaaccgcattatttctGGTAGTTCTCCGCAAGCGCTGTGCCGcaatgattttctcgaaaataaaaaaattgtttaaccaCCGCATTAGTTAGAAATTTCTCTAAGTCAAATattcttccaatattttgtCAATATATAAGTTCTCGGGGTCGAAATTATACACAAAAAAGACATGTAGTTATCATACATTGTATGTATGCTCGAGCATCGGCACCTTTATGTACGAGTGACTACGCACTTTTGTTCTATCTACCGAACCGATGACAGTTAGTTGTCATCCGAACGCGAAAGAGTAAAGACGTTGTCCCACTGAACATCGCATTTTTGGGTAATATTGTTGTTATACCCTTAAAAAATATGGACAAGTATTTAcgagaatattttcgaattcacTCACAAATGATAATGATCCTAGCACAAGTGGTGCTGTAAAAAAACAGAACTTTTGGGAAAGAAAATATTGGGTTGTTCGGAAAGTTTGTGCCGAATTTTGGCAAAGAAAAGCATTAAACGCCTAAACTGCACTTTATTTTCGTCCATATtcaaaaacgtataaaactgacaaaaattaaCGTATCGTAACCAAATTTTTTTCCAAATAAGTCTGAAGTACCGACTTTTTCGATATGTATGCATGTCATTTGTTTTCAATCATTCTGATATGTTCAGACCTGTCCTTTCGCCACCTACCAAAAATCAGCACGAACTTTCCTAACAACCCAATAGAACCAAATATAAAACGTACACGTTCATCAAAACAAGCTCAAATctctcattaataaattatttattatgtttaactTAACTTTGATTAAATAGGCGCAAGTAAATACCAgacaacaaattttttttttaatttgaagaggaaatttttttacatgtaatctataattgtatatttttgttcTCGTGTTAGTGTACAATTGAAACAGCTCTATATGAAgcttaaataaaagtaaatatttacatacatacagCTGTTCTATTGTGTTTTTatctaataaaaacatatacatattattataatttatgtatttgcaaACTTTTACTTGTACCACGGAATATCGAAAGAATGTTGTTGTGCCCAGGAAGATAAAAGGTGGCGAAACACTGATTTATGGGACGACCCAATATAATACGTGTCTTCTGAATTATTTATCTGACTTAATTTGTATTGGAAACCCTGAACATTACAATGAAACAAACACAAATAGTTAAAATcaggatatttattattaaaaatattaaatgaccTTACAtctatgatttttataaaacaaaaagtggTCCATATCGCTGGACAGTATAAAATAAGGGGTAGAAAAGGTCCCGAAGCTaaatgtttgaaactgttatatatcgtttccgactgaaacagttattgAGAACTGAAATAAACACCGCACCAAATGGTTTAGAAGCGCACCGTGTAAACAGCTCGTAAAACTCAGATCAAAATTCTAAATCAGTGGGGAACACGCGGCGCACGACCTTCAGCGTGTAATACGCTCGAATAATCCTGGCTTAATCCTTTCGTCCCGAAAGGTATACATACAAAGTAGCATTCTGTGCCGCTTGAGACGTTAATCTTTGGTGAATATTTGACGCAGAAGCACTTACCAGCATCGATGACAAATGCAGTTTTAAAGCATGGATTtgtgaagaataaataaattcgtgtattttcATGGATACAGCCAGCAGAGCTTCAACTTTCAAAGAATTCTATCACTTATATTCCTGATTAGGGTGTTCCACTGTGGTGTTCAACAGCAGCAGCGatagcaacagcagcagcaaagAAGACACTTGTaagtaccacgaacattttaaattaccagaAAGCTAAAAAACGCCTTCAAAATAAAGGAGAATTGTACCACACGGAAGTCTTTGCTTAtagctgacagcttaagtgctaattattattattattattagtgcttatcttatttctttcacggAAAAGCTTAAACTTTACTTGAAAGCGGCTGTTCTTGATTCTTTATTCGATTTAggggaaaaatacatattccgGGACGAAAAGGTTAAACTTGAAGTCGTTGCTATTAACGTAGGAGCTGCACTGCATTTGCACATGTTCCTGCATAACATTTATTGCTGCAGCCACAATATCACGAATTCTTGTGTTCgctttttcataaaaatcggtgCTGATAAAAAATACAGCAGGATAAGGGATGTTCTCTTCAGGACCATGCCAACTTGGGGGTGCAAGGCATGCACCGCTCCCGGGCTGCAAAGACaaatatctaaaatttattGTATGTACCTAATGTCTAATTTGAATAACGCAatgcaatataattattaatagcgTGGAAAGTCTGCGGCCTTGCGGTGAAGCATTACTAGAAGATCATAATGATGTTTTCAACGTTTTAAGCTGAGACCAATAAAAGTTTGTACTTGGGTGACAAATACGTTCGGTGCGCTTCTAAACCATTTACTTCGATTGTACCTATGGATGTGTCGTTCGATTACTCGTGGAAAACAATGTACCGGAATTTTCAACTCTCTACCTCGAAAAGATAATTGTAATCTTAAATTACTAGTCTTAGTTCTACTTATAATGGCACGTAAAGCATTTCTCAAAAAAATTCGGAGACATTTCTGAGATAACACTGTATGTCACAGAATATTTtgggaattttttgtttaaaattcgtagcgtgaaatatgaaaaatgtccaaaaatattaaagaatgtagattttctattaaaactttTGGGCGACAACATGAGagttatttctaaatatttttggaattctTGGCTGACAGTGCCACAATTAAAAAAATCGGGAACTAATTTGTTCGGCGTATTTCAgggaaaaaatttaatttttctgtagtacttttatacatacatacatatatatatatagtacaaattttaatattcctatGTTTGAAAGAATAACatgcaaataaagaaaaatcaaattatcGAAATGAATCGGAAACGAATACATATGTCACATGTATGAAAgtattttttgttattgtttcgcGCTCTGCCGGATTTAActtctttataatatttatttttaattatcaagTACATGACAAACGATATTTACttcacaatttttttaataatatatacaaaaaagTTGCTTTGGTTTTACATCTTTCAGTACTTCgggaagtttttcatttttcacctgAAGGAATTACAACAGTTATCTCCAAAAATTATCTGACTTATATGTTACAAATGTGTCTGAATACTTGCTggaattatttacatatctcTATAAGGAAACTGAAACAAAAACTTGTAATATCGGTGTCTCCTGTAATTACCATTCCACCAGAGGTAGAGAGTTGAAAATTGGGGTAAATTGTTTTCCACTAGTAACTTATCAAAGCCCGCTGCTATAGGCAAAAAAGGTGTAAGTATGGTGTTAACTCCTTTATCCAGCTAATCCTTTCCAATCCCCCACCCCTCATGGACAGTAGCTTACGCTTGACGAATCCTCAGCTCAAATAAACAAGGATAGAAAATGAACACAATAGAAAGAAGGAAAACAGAGGTATATTAATAAACTAAAAGACACTGACAtccaacaaagaaaatttcatttttagtcATTTCCGTCTTACTTGTATAATTATAGCACCAAAATATAGTTGagatttttccaattaaaacaaGCCCAAACAGAAAGTAAATCGACCTAATTTTACCAGTTTAatacaagtaacaaaattaaatatgtaaatggATATAATTAATGGTACAGATTGTGTCGTGTTTGGACTAATTTTAAtcgaaagaatatattttattttatggaaattttatagatatttatggaatacattttatgcaaatttataacCAAAGATTGCAAAACTAAAGGagtatacaattttattcggtacattatataatatttttagtatataagagtaatgtaaaatgaaaattgatggAAAGTTCATTGGAAGGTTAAAGTccttgagaaaataaaatatcatgtgGTAGGAAAATAAAAGCATAATTCTAACAGCATTAGATACGACAGTGTGTAAAACAAGAAAGAacacgttgaaaaataaattaatttcttaataatatagAGGGATATAATTTCAATGGACAATAATTGACACTTACAGTGCTATGAATACGTATATGATATACAAAAAATAGTTCATCATGCGATGTAAAACGATTTATGTGTCCACGTACAACCATTCAACGTGCACTATAAATTCGTATATGCATTTTATAGTATCTCTGATTTTGCACTCATAGATAAAAATTCGATTAACCGGGGGACAAGTTTTTTACTCTGTCCAAAGAATGTTACTGCATGAAAAGTCTAACGTTGCATGTGCGATTACTTAATAAAGCACAGTAAATTTGGATTTAAAAAAGCTTTAATTCCgaattttgtaattcttttattattaattttaaatcttcgaatcaaacgaaaaattacttgcgaaaaaataaataataatataaaataaatatcatgtAAAATGAATATCACGCAACCTGAGTATAAATAAACACGATATTTTATCGTATTTTgtattatagtttttaaatatctatacttcatttatttaataaacaaatagtTCAAATAAATGGTGACCGTTCATACGTATACTGAAATTGTTGCAAAATTTGTATATGCACAGTGAGTCGTTTAATGATGTCaccaaaatttatttgttgggtaaaaaaacgttcgaggGAAAACTTGTTTAGATTCAAGAGCTCAATATATAACGAAATAACtttcgtttgaaacattttGTTTATGTGACAAATGGTTTGCAAGAAAATTCAGGTTGAACAACTTACCCTGTATACATACATGctatattattatctaataGTTCATAGTTGTGCAAATTAAAATGCAGCAGCGAGGTGCTCATCTCCAGACCCCTTAGAGGGCCCCTCACCCCCACTCCAAGTATATGTCACTGCTTAGAGACAATATGACCTGAGTACCCGCCACAACAACAATCATTTGCAGCCCCGAAGGGAGGGGGAAAATCCACCCGATTCGCCATTTAAATACGCTGTAGAACAGTCCTTACCCTATTCTTACCGATCATTTCAACTGGGGTTGTTCTGAACATAACTGTCACAACTCAGTTTCGAGGTATCTCTCGAAGTATCAGTTTGGTGAAAATTATTGCGTAAGACGTCAAGAGAAAATATTCTGCCTTCATGACTGTTTCCGGATCTGTTAACCGCAAGCAAGTCGCGTTGCAACAAAACGAGGTAACTATTCGATTGTGTTTCTACtttaactttcaaatattttaaattacttgttcgaaaataatttttatatcgaGGCATCGGAAAATTCagagtttttatttgaaattaatcattcataaaaaaaattcaacgtAACAGTGTCATTCTATTAGTGTTCAGTGAAATTTCGTTGTATAAGATTGTTTACAAATGTTCATCCATTATCTTCCATTATCTTACATTTATTAGTAActcttataatttaatattataatttgttcattaattataaatcattgtGTACATTTAGGATAAATGTTCCGTGTTGCATATTTGAACTCACTGTTGCAGAATTTGAACACTTCATCATCCGAAATGGTGTCTAAGGAGATGAAGGATTTAAAAGATAGCATAGCCATACGTTTTCTTTTGAAGAGAACGAAGAGGTTCGATCATTGGAAAGAACAGAAAGCACAGAAGAAGGCTCAACGAGCCAGATTGACTTTAGCCACTGACACAGCGGCGGAGTGTTTGAAATACTTGGGTTTGAcgcaaaaaaatatgaaaaaacgtGAACGACCGGAACAAAGACAGGAAGACCGATCAAGTTTCCAATTTCCAAAGCCGATGGTGTATGAGTGCGAATTTTGTACGAAAGTTTTCTTTCACAAAATTCCTTACAGAAGACATATGATCCGTCATATGAAAAAGCAATTTCTGTGCATGAAGTGCAATCAAGGATTCAGTTCCAAGCTAGCAAAAAGGAGACACAATCTAAGCTGTCgataaaattgtttgaattgaaattgaattgttcTATAAAAATCTGTTATACATGATCTCTACATTCGTTATTTCGTAAGGATGATCCTCGTAAACACAAATTTAGAgtaggaaattattttaaatgatatgTATATCGTTTGATATCTATGTAACTGTAGGAGAGTGCATTAAACGCCTGtacatatatactatatatatatacatagattGTAAATTTGAACCAAAAAGTTTTAAATGCGTTTTAGATATCGTTGTCGTATTACGTTTTCTGAGCACGTTAATCAATGAATTAGTTTGTAAGCTATCGTgcaattatacatattatattttgcaaaaatttaaatagcTCCTTTGTATAAGATTAATTATTTAGATAAATAATAGGcttattttgtatgttattatttatataaatgatacGCTTATTTTGTATGTAATTGTTTAGATAAATGATACGCTTATTTTGTATGTAATTGTTTAGATAAATGATACGCTTGTTTTTTTAAACCatctacaatttatttttattttacattgagATTATAACAGTTTTTCacatgtgaaacatttatatgagttagtgataaataaaaattttattttgtaatggtatgaattttctttttattaattaataccaCTACCTATGTTAACTAATTTTTTGAGTCGTATGCATAAAAAAAGTATTCATTGTGATTAAGAATTTTGTAcgtaaatattcaattctatatGTATAAAGAGGAAAAATGAAGATGCATAAATTTTccggaaatatttttaattcgtatGCATAATACTTGATATATACTAAGAATGAAGTATTActagaaaaatttgatatttcaaatatgtcaCTCGCTAGTCTTAAAAACATCCAATAATGTACTGTCTAATACTAGGAAGAGATAATGCATAAGAAATGAGGAATATAGCATTttccattatttatatttaaaaatacctgtgagcattaatttttttatgtacaCGACCCATTCTCTTAAagtacatatttcatattttttaatattttgactgGCACGTTACCCGAATTCGAATAACGCCATTTTTTACATCAACTTATGAATATTCTTGGTTATCTATCGAACATATCGAACTTTGATGCACgtatgatatataaaaaaaatagtagaGCAATGGCTATGAAGAACTTTGTGTTTTTAGTTCCTGCATTATTAAGAAAGCTGTGTCGACTGCATAGAAATTTCGACGAATGCTGATTTCGTAGTCAAAGCGTTAAAATAGATAGATTGCAATACTCTCTCCTGTGAAAAACTTTTGTGCCACTAAATCTCGCCTCTCTTAACTTCGTCGTTTCTTTTATCTAACATTTCTTGAAAGAATGCTTGTGGCACGGATTTTATCAGATATCAATATTCGTTTGCTTTTCGTTCTAAATGACTCAACATGAATCATGCTTCTCTCGCGTGGATTCTACGAATCAGCTATTAGAACATAGGCCGAGGAAATGTTCTTCGTTAATAATACCAGTACAAATGacattgtattgtttattaagttatttacaaaacttacaaatttttaccttgcaaatacataaaacaacatGGTAAAATTGTGAAATCtgaagaaatacatattttcaaaatgattactTTATACAGTAATAGGAAGctcaaaaatataatagtacataatattataataaatacaatattataatataaatatatactattacCTCATAACCATTACTGCttcgtaatgaaattattttcttgtatatGCACGTCTACGAATACAGTTTATTTAATTCGTAATACAATCAAACATATTGTAATTCTTTATTCACTATATCTACATCAagatattacagattttcacaATTTACGCTAtgtcaattttaattataataggaCAAAATATCACATACAAAGTTTCTCTTGCACATTATTTTGTAACAGTTTAGTTACTGGTAACATATCCTGCAATCACATGtttcaacaaataatattaatatcggtTATAAACGTTCCTATATTTAACGCACAATGTACATAAACAGATAATAATGtggtaattattattcaacttTGTATGGCTGCAGGTAGGTACATgacataaattaataagtaacataaaataatgaaattaatgaacaaactatttaataatatatgtcATGGAACTAGAACTTTTATCACAATCTGACAATCAAAGActgtcttattattatttttttgataTATTAGTTTATTCACCGCAACTTCCAGAAAAGCTGCATCGTGTAAATACATCACAATTATTTATCGTGTCGGACATCTTATTTGAAATACCTCCAAAACTGTGccagtataaaaaatatttaaatttccactTTGTCACGCTCAAACAGCTACTCGATAGAATTTTAATTGGCCGTCTCGGTCGAGAATCGTGCCACGATAATTAATATCCGTAATAAGTACGTTCAGTCTTCGATGTAATCATTAAAACGAAAGTATCGGGTAACGAAGGCGTATCAAAATTATCGGAGAATTATTTTCATCCGCCAAGGTGCTATACAACGTAGTTACATTGAGATCACagataatatttcatgaaaactGTCTCATCGGTGGGTACTCTAATTTACATGTGCCACATGCAAATgtgaatgtatttattatacaaaatagaatgaaaatgacgaaatataaataactgtaTGATACAATCGGTTgatagtaaaaataatataaatcacaTAAAAATGAGACAAATTTTAAGGTATTAACAGTTTTCGGTTTaccttaaaaaagaaaacaattattaGTCCCAAAGTATAAAAGAGTCACAATCTCCTCAGAATTCACAcaacagaattttttaaatgttgtaatataaaaatattaattgagtAAAACAATCACAGTAAACGTAACTTcaaaagttgaaaatataaataatataaattatataataatagaggAAACATtgagtatttaaattttttaaatatcgttcaaagtattaaaaatattatttaaaatactgaatgtttaaatatttaaaaaattacaatatttaaaatattccataccatttaaatatttgcactGTGCGAATTActaaattctttttcaaataaaaatataaaaactgtttaatattCGGAGGAGTTTGATATCTCTCGGAATTCAGACGAAATTAGTTAATTAAAGGTCACAGTATACCACAAACGTCTTCTGACTGATATTTGTTTTGAAGCATAcggatgaaaatattgaaaatgccTTCGAAGTATGCTAGCATTGTACGATCTCGTTTTGCAATACGGACATTGCAATTGTTGTTTCGCATGGCGGACCTGATGCATGTGACTTGCCATTTGATTATAGAATTGTTTGTAGCAATATATACATGTGTACACTTTCGGCACAGCAAACACATCCTTCACTTCTTCCTGGCCGTTTGCCGCGTGAACCGGTTGTTCCTTTACCTTTTCCTGAACACTACTAGTGTGTGCCGGTTGTGTATTGTCATCCGATTGAACCTCGTTGAGAAAACTCAGATACGTCTC
The window above is part of the Nomia melanderi isolate GNS246 chromosome 2, iyNomMela1, whole genome shotgun sequence genome. Proteins encoded here:
- the LOC116431979 gene encoding uncharacterized protein LOC116431979, producing the protein MTVSGSVNRKQVALQQNENLNTSSSEMVSKEMKDLKDSIAIRFLLKRTKRFDHWKEQKAQKKAQRARLTLATDTAAECLKYLGLTQKNMKKRERPEQRQEDRSSFQFPKPMVYECEFCTKVFFHKIPYRRHMIRHMKKQFLCMKCNQGFSSKLAKRRHNLSCR
- the LOC116431937 gene encoding uncharacterized protein LOC116431937, with protein sequence MASGENEFNSSTDYELLALFDDISALSHLEDNSLEETYLSFLNEVQSDDNTQPAHTSSVQEKVKEQPVHAANGQEEVKDVFAVPKVYTCIYCYKQFYNQMASHMHQVRHAKQQLQCPYCKTRSYNASILRRHFQYFHPYASKQISVRRRLWYTVTFN